The Thiohalorhabdus denitrificans genome includes a window with the following:
- a CDS encoding P-II family nitrogen regulator, with the protein MHNLNFSPLKKLEIILSGEHQGFATDLLDRAGVKGYTIMHNLSGKGSHGFHEGHLMFNEDDVLIMIIAAVPEDMVEPILEGFAPFFSEHSGVVFISDIQVTRMVKFTD; encoded by the coding sequence ATGCATAACCTCAACTTCAGCCCCTTGAAGAAGCTCGAAATCATTTTGAGCGGGGAGCACCAGGGCTTCGCCACCGACCTGCTCGACCGCGCCGGGGTGAAGGGCTACACCATCATGCACAACCTCTCGGGCAAGGGCAGCCACGGCTTCCACGAGGGCCACCTGATGTTCAACGAGGACGACGTGCTGATCATGATCATCGCCGCGGTCCCGGAAGACATGGTCGAGCCCATCCTGGAAGGGTTCGCGCCCTTCTTTAGCGAGCACTCGGGCGTGGTGTTCATCTCCGACATCCAGGTAACCCGGATGGTGAAGTTCACCGATTAG
- a CDS encoding L,D-transpeptidase: protein MWTRVCLAWAVALPLLPAQAEASSGPSALDAASSQPAVSAVTRPKTFQLREEASLRARPEGAEVARWEAGTLLTSSRRFKDWVRVTGHFPEERWRPMEEPRWMRADHLRVVRPYRPKRPVAEAIRARTYGLERDVAVRDRPRGRPVATWAEGDRFTVRRRQGAWLEVSGHFPADRWEPAQRSLWVPARAARDLSPPPDIPLAEGEQRRIVVDKSAFELRVLEEDRSGEAREVYATEVGLGMDDCLPEEEGGRCYYTEPGDYEVRWRIHEPDGIDWCIPDSMAEEARYAEDVAAGRRCFDGVLGKFALNIGKSYAIHATNDPDSIGRKESHGCIRVRPEAAETLWRYMREGDPVTIRP, encoded by the coding sequence ATGTGGACCCGTGTGTGCCTCGCCTGGGCGGTGGCGTTGCCGCTGCTGCCCGCCCAGGCGGAGGCGAGCTCCGGACCGTCTGCCCTGGACGCCGCCTCCTCCCAGCCCGCCGTGTCGGCGGTGACCCGACCCAAGACCTTCCAGCTGCGGGAGGAGGCCTCCCTGCGCGCGCGCCCCGAGGGGGCGGAGGTGGCCCGCTGGGAGGCCGGTACGCTGCTCACCTCCAGCCGCCGGTTCAAGGACTGGGTGCGCGTCACCGGCCACTTCCCCGAAGAGCGTTGGCGGCCCATGGAGGAGCCCCGCTGGATGCGCGCGGACCACCTGCGGGTCGTGCGCCCGTACCGCCCCAAGCGTCCCGTGGCGGAGGCTATCCGCGCCCGCACCTACGGGCTGGAGCGGGACGTCGCGGTGCGCGATCGGCCCCGGGGCCGCCCCGTGGCCACCTGGGCCGAGGGCGACCGGTTCACCGTGCGCCGGCGGCAGGGGGCGTGGCTGGAGGTGTCCGGCCACTTCCCCGCGGACCGCTGGGAGCCGGCACAGCGCTCCCTCTGGGTACCGGCGCGGGCGGCCCGCGACCTGAGCCCGCCGCCCGACATTCCACTCGCCGAGGGGGAGCAGCGGCGCATCGTGGTGGACAAATCCGCCTTCGAGCTGCGGGTCCTGGAGGAGGATCGGTCGGGCGAGGCCCGGGAGGTCTATGCCACCGAGGTGGGCCTGGGCATGGACGACTGCCTGCCGGAAGAGGAGGGCGGGCGGTGCTATTACACCGAGCCCGGGGACTACGAGGTGCGTTGGCGTATCCACGAGCCCGACGGAATCGACTGGTGCATCCCCGACTCCATGGCCGAGGAGGCCCGTTACGCCGAGGATGTGGCGGCGGGGCGGCGCTGCTTCGACGGGGTGCTCGGCAAGTTCGCCCTGAACATCGGCAAGAGCTACGCCATCCACGCCACCAACGACCCGGACAGCATCGGCCGCAAGGAGAGCCACGGCTGCATCCGGGTGCGCCCCGAGGCCGCCGAGACCCTGTGGCGCTACATGCGCGAGGGGGACCCGGTCACCATCCGTCCCTGA